The following proteins are encoded in a genomic region of Arthrobacter jiangjiafuii:
- a CDS encoding XdhC family protein: MRDLLDALLPEWEAGRTAALATVVRTFDSAPRPPGAGMVVTGADTVTGSVSGGCVEGAVYELGSGCIGDGIPVLARYGVSDDDAFAVGLTCGGTIDVFVEPVSRSTFPQLPAVAAAIRAGRPVGVATVIEHPDPARLGRHLVLSPEGTTGSLGSDRADEAVADDALGLLAAGRNGVLTYGPEGERLDAGMSVFFAAFAPAPRLLVFGAIDFASALARLGAFLGYRVTVCDARSVFATAARFPDAEEVIVAWPHDYYAGQIRDGLIDARTVVCVLTHDPKFDVPLLEAVLDGPAVAYIGAMGSRRTHEDRMQRLLESGVGSEQLALIHSPVGLDLGARTPEETAVSIAAEFISEAWGGSNIPLRLLDERIHHDEMPSLGDAPSPTHAARESSR; encoded by the coding sequence GTGCGTGATCTGCTCGATGCCCTCCTGCCCGAGTGGGAGGCCGGACGCACTGCTGCGCTGGCGACGGTGGTCCGGACGTTCGACTCGGCGCCGCGGCCGCCCGGTGCGGGGATGGTGGTAACCGGTGCCGACACGGTTACCGGATCGGTCTCCGGCGGCTGTGTTGAGGGTGCGGTGTATGAGCTGGGCAGCGGGTGCATCGGGGACGGGATTCCGGTGCTGGCCCGGTACGGGGTAAGCGACGACGACGCCTTCGCCGTCGGGCTGACCTGCGGTGGAACCATCGATGTGTTCGTGGAGCCGGTGTCCCGCTCCACGTTTCCGCAGCTTCCCGCCGTTGCAGCGGCCATCCGCGCCGGCCGGCCGGTCGGGGTGGCCACCGTGATTGAACATCCGGATCCGGCCCGGCTCGGAAGGCACCTGGTGCTGTCACCGGAGGGAACAACCGGCAGCCTCGGCAGCGACCGCGCGGACGAGGCCGTGGCCGATGATGCCCTGGGGCTGCTGGCGGCCGGCCGCAATGGCGTTTTAACCTACGGACCCGAAGGCGAACGCCTCGACGCCGGCATGAGCGTGTTCTTCGCGGCGTTTGCTCCCGCTCCGCGGCTGCTGGTCTTCGGCGCCATTGATTTCGCCTCCGCCCTGGCCCGTCTGGGCGCCTTCCTCGGCTATCGGGTGACGGTCTGCGACGCCCGGTCCGTGTTCGCCACGGCGGCACGGTTTCCCGATGCCGAGGAGGTGATTGTCGCGTGGCCGCATGACTACTATGCCGGCCAGATCCGGGACGGGTTGATCGATGCCCGCACCGTGGTGTGCGTGCTGACCCATGATCCGAAGTTCGATGTTCCGCTGCTCGAGGCGGTGCTTGATGGTCCCGCGGTGGCCTACATCGGCGCAATGGGGTCGCGCCGCACCCATGAGGACCGGATGCAGCGGCTGCTGGAGAGCGGGGTTGGCTCCGAGCAGCTGGCTCTCATCCACAGTCCGGTGGGCCTGGATCTGGGGGCGCGGACGCCGGAGGAAACCGCTGTGTCGATTGCCGCGGAGTTTATTTCCGAAGCCTGGGGCGGATCCAATATTCCGCTGCGGCTGCTCGACGAGCGGATCCACCACGATGAGATGCCTTCGCTCGGTGACGCTCCATCGCCCACTCACGCTGCACGGGAAAGCTCACGCTAG
- a CDS encoding DUF6434 domain-containing protein gives MGGFLGYSCPVNTPATNRPTLSPGLSGTEFLRWYWLKDELADFARSTGQKATGTKALLTQRIAAALDGQEFTEPRPTRQASLTQLTEPLSGLTVIPAGQRCSQVVRTWMSRHIGSGFHFDAPMRKFFAGADGTQTLQDAVDHWHQTRNESRQDIDPQFEYNRFTRTWHSLNPNGTRDQMLTAWHLYRSQPTDQRLGGNK, from the coding sequence ATGGGTGGTTTTCTTGGATACAGTTGCCCGGTGAATACGCCCGCGACCAACCGCCCGACCCTGAGCCCCGGGCTCTCAGGCACCGAATTCCTTCGCTGGTACTGGCTTAAAGACGAGCTTGCGGACTTTGCGCGGTCCACCGGGCAGAAGGCAACGGGCACCAAAGCCCTGCTCACCCAGCGGATCGCTGCAGCCCTGGACGGGCAGGAATTCACCGAACCGAGGCCAACACGGCAGGCCTCTCTTACCCAACTGACGGAGCCACTGTCAGGTTTGACCGTGATTCCCGCCGGCCAGCGGTGCAGCCAGGTTGTCCGCACCTGGATGAGCCGGCACATTGGTTCCGGTTTTCATTTTGATGCGCCGATGCGCAAGTTCTTTGCCGGTGCAGACGGCACCCAAACCCTGCAGGACGCCGTCGACCATTGGCATCAAACCCGCAACGAAAGCCGGCAGGATATTGATCCCCAGTTCGAATACAACCGGTTCACGAGAACCTGGCACTCCCTAAATCCAAACGGCACGAGGGACCAGATGTTGACGGCGTGGCATCTGTATCGAAGCCAGCCAACGGATCAACGACTCGGGGGAAACAAATGA